The following proteins come from a genomic window of Musa acuminata AAA Group cultivar baxijiao chromosome BXJ1-7, Cavendish_Baxijiao_AAA, whole genome shotgun sequence:
- the LOC135585254 gene encoding uncharacterized protein LOC135585254 isoform X1: MLRLFLQKPPPPPSDGDDGVGGGNRDAVEATLSLLRNLESVLWSVISSCGRYEARLWLCNTVSSIHSIAARDQLHLFLELLRSERSKLDVAPRLLQMIFEKRPQKAGRILAKRCYLLEKFFHGNPRRIFLWFDNFAGVGESGHQKGARALSLYAFANRDVCWEELEWKGKHGQSPAVVATKPHYFQDLDILQTIENFLEYVPDFWSSSELAESVKDGEILKLDSKYFVEQFVGLMYKEDLEDIWAAIEEFILEENFSSLSQNLLILLDEDRLLLFLKSIRKCIHLSGQCQDFGYPSCWLENLLATCDDQISLDELLLLNAVIGKGRQLLRLLADEEHEEEKGKVDTILKSKVTLSDADHWALIKECVNMKQQVAIKVVGQLSWVLHYLLARECMTEQSWEILFKTNGIHFQKADDYSLIQAAGIRESDLDSDVEGWASGGKKKCRRDRKKRRKKYHRDYNSSDEIEIEQTNAWQGLQAGRSWFLSTDGFSCAWNIADLPEHLSRHCFKTWTKWIYSKC, translated from the exons ATGCTTCGATTGTTCTTGCAGAAGCCACCGCCGCCACCATCGGACGGTGACGATGGCGTTGGTGGGGGTAACAGAGACGCCGTGGAGGCGACGCTCTCTCTCCTCCGGAACCTCGAGTCGGTTCTTTGGTCGGTTATCTCCTCCTGCGGCCGGTACGAGGCCCGCCTCTGGCTCTGCAACACCGTCTCCTCTATCCACTCCATCGCCGCAAGGGACCAGCTCCACCTATTCTTGGAGCTCCTCAGATCCGAGCGGTCCAAGCTGGATGTGGCTCCTCGGCTTCTGCAGATGATCTTTGAGAAGCGGCCACAGAAGGCCGGGCGTATCCTCGCGAAGCGGTGCTACTTGCTGGAGAAGTTCTTTCATG GAAACCCGAGGCGCATCTTCCTCTGGTTTGATAATTTCGCTGGCGTCGGTGAATCAGGACATCAAAAAGGAGCTAGGGCACTGTCTCTGTATGCTTTTGCAAATCGGGATGTTTGCTGGGAGGAGCTTGAGTGGAAGGGAAAGCATGGGCAATCACCTGCGGTTGTTGCCACAAAGCCTCATTACTTCCAGGATCTGGATATTCTGCAGACCATAGAGAATTTTCTTGAGTATGTTCCTGATTTTTGGTCCTCCAGTGAACTTGCGGAGTCAGTTAAAGATGGTGAGATCCTGAAGCTTGATTCCAAATATTTTGTAGAACAGTTTGTAGGATTGATGTACAAAGAAGATTTAGAAGATATATGGGCAGCAATTGAAGAGTTTATACTGGAGGAGAATTTCTCCTCACTTTCACAAAATCTTCTCATTCTGCTCGATGAAGATAGGCTCCTATTGTTCTTGAAATCCATCAGAAAATGCATTCATTTGAGTGGTCAGTGCCAGGATTTTGGATACCCATCTTGTTGGCTCGAGAATCTTTTGGCAACATGCGATGaccaaatatctcttgatgaactTCTCTTATTAAATGCTGTTATTGGTAAGGGCAGGCAGCTTCTACGTCTTTTGGCTGATGAAGAACAtgaggaagagaagggaaaggtagACACAATTTTGAAATCCAAAGTGACCCTTAGTGACGCAGACCATTGGGCTCTTATAAAAGAATGTGTAAATATGAAGCAGCAGGTGGCTATAAAAGTGGTTGGGCAGCTGTCTTGGGTTCTTCACTATTTGTTGGCGAGAGAATGCATGACAGAACAATCATGGGAAATTCTATTTAAAACTAATGGAATACATTTTCAGAAGGCTGATGACTATTCTTTGATACAAGCTGCTGGAATTAGAGAATCTGATCTTGATAGTGATGTTGAAGGTTGGGCAAGTGGTGGTAAAAAAAAGTGTAGGAGGGAcaggaagaaaaggaggaaaaagtATCATCGTGATTATAACAGTTCGGATGAGATTGAGATTGAACAAACCAATGCATGGCAAGGTTTGCAGGCAGGAAGGAGTTGGTTTCTTTCAACAGATGGCTTTTCTTGTGCATGGAATATT
- the LOC135585254 gene encoding uncharacterized protein LOC135585254 isoform X2: MLRLFLQKPPPPPSDGDDGVGGGNRDAVEATLSLLRNLESVLWSVISSCGRYEARLWLCNTVSSIHSIAARDQLHLFLELLRSERSKLDVAPRLLQMIFEKRPQKAGRILAKRCYLLEKFFHGNPRRIFLWFDNFAGVGESGHQKGARALSLYAFANRDVCWEELEWKGKHGQSPAVVATKPHYFQDLDILQTIENFLEYVPDFWSSSELAESVKDGEILKLDSKYFVEQFVGLMYKEDLEDIWAAIEEFILEENFSSLSQNLLILLDEDRLLLFLKSIRKCIHLSGQCQDFGYPSCWLENLLATCDDQISLDELLLLNAVIGKGRQLLRLLADEEHEEEKGKVDTILKSKVTLSDADHWALIKECVNMKQQVAIKVVGQLSWVLHYLLARECMTEQSWEILFKTNGIHFQKADDYSLIQAAGIRESDLDSDVEGWASGGKKKCRRDRKKRRKKYHRDYNSSDEIEIEQTNAWQGLQAGRSWFLSTDGFSCAWNIFCIRRSIL; the protein is encoded by the exons ATGCTTCGATTGTTCTTGCAGAAGCCACCGCCGCCACCATCGGACGGTGACGATGGCGTTGGTGGGGGTAACAGAGACGCCGTGGAGGCGACGCTCTCTCTCCTCCGGAACCTCGAGTCGGTTCTTTGGTCGGTTATCTCCTCCTGCGGCCGGTACGAGGCCCGCCTCTGGCTCTGCAACACCGTCTCCTCTATCCACTCCATCGCCGCAAGGGACCAGCTCCACCTATTCTTGGAGCTCCTCAGATCCGAGCGGTCCAAGCTGGATGTGGCTCCTCGGCTTCTGCAGATGATCTTTGAGAAGCGGCCACAGAAGGCCGGGCGTATCCTCGCGAAGCGGTGCTACTTGCTGGAGAAGTTCTTTCATG GAAACCCGAGGCGCATCTTCCTCTGGTTTGATAATTTCGCTGGCGTCGGTGAATCAGGACATCAAAAAGGAGCTAGGGCACTGTCTCTGTATGCTTTTGCAAATCGGGATGTTTGCTGGGAGGAGCTTGAGTGGAAGGGAAAGCATGGGCAATCACCTGCGGTTGTTGCCACAAAGCCTCATTACTTCCAGGATCTGGATATTCTGCAGACCATAGAGAATTTTCTTGAGTATGTTCCTGATTTTTGGTCCTCCAGTGAACTTGCGGAGTCAGTTAAAGATGGTGAGATCCTGAAGCTTGATTCCAAATATTTTGTAGAACAGTTTGTAGGATTGATGTACAAAGAAGATTTAGAAGATATATGGGCAGCAATTGAAGAGTTTATACTGGAGGAGAATTTCTCCTCACTTTCACAAAATCTTCTCATTCTGCTCGATGAAGATAGGCTCCTATTGTTCTTGAAATCCATCAGAAAATGCATTCATTTGAGTGGTCAGTGCCAGGATTTTGGATACCCATCTTGTTGGCTCGAGAATCTTTTGGCAACATGCGATGaccaaatatctcttgatgaactTCTCTTATTAAATGCTGTTATTGGTAAGGGCAGGCAGCTTCTACGTCTTTTGGCTGATGAAGAACAtgaggaagagaagggaaaggtagACACAATTTTGAAATCCAAAGTGACCCTTAGTGACGCAGACCATTGGGCTCTTATAAAAGAATGTGTAAATATGAAGCAGCAGGTGGCTATAAAAGTGGTTGGGCAGCTGTCTTGGGTTCTTCACTATTTGTTGGCGAGAGAATGCATGACAGAACAATCATGGGAAATTCTATTTAAAACTAATGGAATACATTTTCAGAAGGCTGATGACTATTCTTTGATACAAGCTGCTGGAATTAGAGAATCTGATCTTGATAGTGATGTTGAAGGTTGGGCAAGTGGTGGTAAAAAAAAGTGTAGGAGGGAcaggaagaaaaggaggaaaaagtATCATCGTGATTATAACAGTTCGGATGAGATTGAGATTGAACAAACCAATGCATGGCAAGGTTTGCAGGCAGGAAGGAGTTGGTTTCTTTCAACAGATGGCTTTTCTTGTGCATGGAATATT